The following proteins are encoded in a genomic region of Candidatus Methylomirabilis tolerans:
- a CDS encoding amidohydrolase family protein, with protein sequence MGKASELIREFPTEPHDDLGNAVILPGLVNAHTHLELTGLHGRLPLGKSFTEWVTALLDLRSELDDEFFATSARLGATTLLRSGVTCVADITTSGSSVTPLKAAGLRGIIFQEILGPHPEQAMERLDAAEKALQSLQLHTDGSLLSVGLSPHAPYSLSEPLLLRCAELLRRRNLPATIHLAESPEEVTYIGLGLGPIATELLPAVGRHSPSHRVCGESPVAFIDRVGLLSDQLLAVHLVHVGMSDLKLLRQRGVALTVCPRSNHYLKVGTAPLPRYLAASLRVGLGTDSLASNDTLSLWDEMRFARRLYDGAVTPQQLVTMATLGGADALGMAGTIGSLTPGKRADVIALAIDHLDDADPYGSLLSQASDDSVVLSMVEGKILYQCEGTVRWNCH encoded by the coding sequence GTGGGTAAGGCATCCGAGCTCATCAGAGAATTCCCGACAGAGCCTCACGACGACCTGGGAAACGCAGTCATCCTCCCGGGTCTGGTTAATGCTCACACCCACCTGGAGCTGACCGGGCTACATGGCCGGCTTCCTCTTGGGAAATCGTTTACCGAATGGGTGACTGCCCTGCTCGATCTTCGCTCTGAATTGGATGATGAGTTCTTTGCCACGTCAGCTCGCCTGGGCGCAACGACCCTACTCCGAAGCGGCGTGACCTGTGTCGCCGATATTACGACGTCCGGCAGCAGCGTAACTCCTCTTAAGGCAGCGGGGCTGAGAGGTATTATCTTTCAGGAGATCCTGGGACCCCACCCTGAGCAGGCTATGGAACGGCTCGACGCAGCCGAAAAGGCCCTTCAGTCGCTTCAACTTCACACAGATGGAAGCCTGTTATCGGTCGGCCTGTCGCCCCACGCGCCGTACAGCCTGTCCGAGCCGCTCCTACTGCGCTGCGCCGAACTGCTGCGACGCCGGAACCTCCCGGCGACTATTCATCTGGCCGAATCTCCCGAGGAAGTGACCTATATCGGGCTGGGTCTCGGGCCGATCGCGACTGAGCTGTTGCCGGCCGTGGGTCGACATTCGCCATCCCATCGAGTGTGCGGAGAAAGCCCTGTTGCGTTTATCGACCGAGTCGGCTTACTCTCGGATCAGCTACTGGCTGTACACTTGGTTCATGTGGGGATGTCCGATCTGAAGTTGCTGAGGCAGCGGGGCGTGGCGCTGACCGTGTGCCCTCGAAGCAACCACTACCTCAAGGTAGGAACCGCACCCCTGCCCCGATATCTTGCGGCCTCACTGCGGGTCGGCCTGGGGACCGATTCACTGGCCAGCAACGACACACTGAGCCTCTGGGATGAGATGCGATTTGCACGCCGGCTCTATGATGGGGCGGTCACGCCGCAGCAACTTGTGACAATGGCAACGCTCGGCGGGGCCGACGCGCTCGGCATGGCCGGGACCATCGGGTCACTGACGCCCGGTAAGCGCGCGGACGTTATTGCCCTGGCCATCGATCATCTCGACGATGCCGACCCGTATGGGTCACTTCTCAGTCAGGCCTCGGATGACTCGGTCGTCTTGAGCATGGTGGAGGGCAAGATTCTGTATCAATGCGAGGGGACTGTACGGTGGAACTGTCATTAG
- a CDS encoding menaquinone biosynthesis protein, producing the protein MELSLGKVAYINCEPVYYGIERGAVPAECRIVEGTPAELNGMLRAGDLDLSVISAIEYAHHSDRYLILPDLAIGSDGPAESVLFLSRVKPSDLDGKPVRLSKDSLTSVFLVKLLLTKMFGVRPWFLPAEVETTGSPQEDVAGVLMIGDPALRAKGQFPFTLDLGQGWKELTGLPFVFAVWAVRRDFYRDHREETHRLHRALLDSKRYSLPRLDEICEAVCGRVGLDRDACAIYLKERLSFDLTPRHLQGLHRFFTLLEAEGDLVSTPPLEFIGDA; encoded by the coding sequence GTGGAACTGTCATTAGGGAAGGTGGCATATATTAACTGTGAACCGGTGTATTACGGGATCGAGCGAGGCGCGGTCCCGGCAGAATGCCGAATCGTCGAGGGAACTCCCGCCGAACTGAACGGTATGCTCCGAGCGGGGGATCTGGATCTGTCGGTTATTTCCGCCATCGAGTATGCGCACCATTCGGACAGATATCTCATCCTCCCGGACCTGGCGATCGGCTCGGACGGCCCTGCTGAAAGTGTCTTATTCTTGAGCAGGGTGAAGCCATCCGACCTCGATGGGAAACCGGTCCGACTGAGTAAGGATTCCCTCACATCGGTCTTTCTGGTGAAGCTCCTGCTCACGAAGATGTTCGGGGTGAGGCCTTGGTTTCTACCTGCCGAGGTAGAGACGACCGGCTCACCCCAGGAGGATGTCGCTGGGGTCTTGATGATCGGGGATCCGGCGCTTCGGGCGAAGGGACAATTTCCCTTCACCCTTGATTTGGGTCAGGGATGGAAAGAATTAACGGGTCTGCCGTTTGTGTTTGCCGTCTGGGCGGTCCGTCGGGACTTTTATCGCGATCATCGAGAGGAGACGCATCGGCTTCATCGCGCCCTGCTCGACTCCAAGCGCTACAGCCTGCCTCGGCTTGATGAGATCTGCGAGGCGGTCTGTGGACGAGTTGGGCTCGATCGAGACGCCTGTGCGATCTACTTGAAGGAACGTCTCTCCTTTGATCTGACTCCACGGCATCTGCAAGGGCTCCACCGGTTTTTTACGTTGTTGGAGGCGGAGGGGGATCTCGTATCCACACCTCCATTAGAGTTTATCGGCGATGCGTAG